From the Lathyrus oleraceus cultivar Zhongwan6 chromosome 4, CAAS_Psat_ZW6_1.0, whole genome shotgun sequence genome, one window contains:
- the LOC127074643 gene encoding protein FMP32, mitochondrial: MAAVCRHMRQFSGLRDLGISRLVPSSSFQTSIFDPYFSTTRSFSHSQLVKSSGKHLFLVDTLALVRRLEGQGVPSKQAEAITAAITEVLNDSLENVSQALVSKGEMQKTEMIQESNLSKFKSEVQSSQGHHFSLLQHETEKLRNDIEKMRSELRYEMDKVTAGQRLDLNLERGRTREELSNQSAETNNLTNKLDREIHSLRAQLEAAKYEVIKYCIGTLVSISAVGLAVLRILM, encoded by the exons ATGGCCGCGGTTTGTAGACATATGCGGCAATTTTCTGGACTAAGAGATTTAGGGATTTCGAGACTAGTACCATCGTCTTCCTTTCAAACTTCAATATTCGATCCATATTTTTCAACCACAAGATCTTTTTCACATTCTCAACTTGTCAAATCCAGTGGAAAACACTTGTTTCTCGTTGACACGTTGGCCCTT GTTAGGAGATTGGAAGGACAAGGAGTGCCTTCGAAACAAGCGGAGGCTATCACCGCTGCTATAACGGAAGTGTTGAATGATAGTCTTGAAAATGTTTCTCAGGCATTGGTATCAAAAGGAGAAATGCAGAAA ACTGAAATGATTCAAGAGTCCAACCTGTCCAAATTCAAATCAGAAGTACAGAGCTCACAG GGGCACCATTTTTCTCTGTTGCAACATGAGACAGAGAAGCTTAGGAATGATATAGAGAAGATGCGCAGTGAATTGAG ATATGAAATGGACAAGGTCACTGCTGGGCAGCGATTGGATTTGAACCTTGAAAGGGG GAGAACTAGGGAGGAATTGTCAAATCAGAGTGCTGAAACTAACAACCTGACAAACAAACTAGATAGG GAGATACATTCTTTAAGAGCACAACTGGAAGCAGCTAAATATGAGGTCATAAAATACTGCATAGGAACACTCGTTTCAATCTCTGCTGTCGGCCTGGCTGTTCTCCGTATCTTGATGTGA